One Gemmatimonadota bacterium genomic region harbors:
- a CDS encoding aminopeptidase P family protein: MNRLVVVAALAAASSLTAQDPRRPFGTQREQAEMQQRWLKRRMETILPGLMRKHGVDMWVIPTREYNEDPTFSSLVSPTTFYARRRTIYVFFDKCAKAATVDPGDGSCIERLALGGTSQGNVYKEYRAKQVVANPVNTRQAELWGDAQWQVLKEVVEERNPRVLGINVSRTHAFSDGLTAGEMEGMSTALGKRWTDRYKRTELLPLEFIAARLPEEEQFYEKLTQFVHTQVGKMFSNEVITPGVTRTQDLVWWWRQMVADHGLTTWFQPSIAIQRKGSLPELLGDNAIIEPGDVLWCDVGVTALRLNTDTQHSGYVLAAGETEVPAGIRKALANSNRLQDILFEETRPARSGNEILRGSLAKLKAEGVMGTMYSHPIGMHGHGAGPVIGLWDYQDGVPGRGDAPVIPGMWFSSELQTTSPVPEWGGQPLRVAQEEDFIVGQDGKPRWAFKRQSEFHLVRPKPAS; the protein is encoded by the coding sequence ATGAACCGACTCGTCGTTGTAGCGGCCCTCGCGGCCGCGTCCTCGCTCACCGCCCAGGATCCCCGGCGCCCGTTCGGCACCCAGCGCGAACAGGCCGAAATGCAACAGCGCTGGCTCAAGCGCCGCATGGAGACGATCCTCCCTGGCCTCATGCGCAAGCATGGCGTGGATATGTGGGTGATTCCCACGCGGGAGTACAACGAGGACCCGACCTTCAGCTCGCTCGTGTCGCCGACGACGTTCTATGCGCGCCGCCGCACGATTTACGTCTTTTTCGACAAGTGCGCGAAAGCGGCCACGGTCGATCCGGGCGATGGCTCGTGCATCGAGCGTCTCGCCCTTGGCGGTACCTCGCAGGGCAACGTGTACAAGGAGTACCGGGCCAAGCAGGTGGTCGCGAACCCGGTCAACACGCGGCAGGCCGAATTGTGGGGCGATGCCCAGTGGCAGGTCCTCAAGGAGGTCGTTGAGGAGCGCAACCCGCGTGTGCTCGGCATCAACGTGTCGCGCACGCATGCCTTCTCCGATGGCCTCACCGCCGGTGAGATGGAAGGCATGTCCACCGCACTCGGCAAACGCTGGACCGATCGCTACAAGCGCACCGAATTGCTCCCGCTGGAATTCATCGCTGCCCGGCTTCCGGAAGAGGAGCAGTTCTACGAGAAGCTCACGCAGTTCGTGCACACGCAGGTCGGGAAGATGTTCTCGAACGAGGTGATCACCCCGGGGGTGACCCGCACTCAGGACCTCGTGTGGTGGTGGCGACAAATGGTCGCCGACCACGGACTCACCACCTGGTTCCAACCGTCCATCGCCATTCAGCGCAAGGGATCACTCCCCGAATTGCTGGGTGACAACGCGATCATCGAACCTGGCGACGTACTCTGGTGTGACGTGGGCGTCACGGCGCTCCGCCTCAACACCGACACCCAACACAGCGGGTATGTCCTCGCGGCCGGCGAGACCGAGGTGCCCGCAGGGATCCGCAAGGCGCTGGCGAACTCCAACCGGCTTCAGGATATCCTGTTCGAGGAGACCCGCCCGGCCCGCTCCGGCAATGAGATCCTGCGTGGCTCCCTCGCAAAGCTGAAGGCCGAGGGGGTCATGGGGACGATGTACTCGCACCCCATCGGGATGCACGGCCATGGAGCCGGGCCGGTCATCGGACTGTGGGACTACCAGGACGGGGTCCCGGGTCGCGGTGACGCCCCCGTGATCCCCGGCATGTGGTTCTCGTCGGAGTTGCAGACGACGAGTCCAGTCCCCGAGTGGGGCGGCCAGCCGCTCCGCGTCGCACAAGAAGAGGACTTCATTGTCGGACAGGACGGCAAGCCACGTTGGGCCTTCAAGCGTCAGTCGGAGTTCCACCTCGTGCGCCCGAAGCCTGCGAGCTGA
- a CDS encoding co-chaperone GroES has translation MQRGNKKLIVVGDRVLIRVEEGEERTNVGLYLPPTAIDSQAVQGGTIVATGPGSPMPDFNEHSDEPWRVGHREPSPRFVKMQAEAGDYALFFRKAAVEITFENERYLVVPQHALLALVREGFRED, from the coding sequence GTGCAGCGCGGAAACAAGAAATTGATCGTCGTGGGTGATCGCGTCCTCATTCGGGTCGAGGAAGGGGAAGAGCGCACCAACGTTGGCCTGTACCTTCCCCCGACCGCCATTGATTCCCAGGCGGTCCAGGGTGGCACCATCGTCGCGACCGGACCTGGTAGCCCCATGCCGGACTTCAACGAGCACTCCGATGAGCCGTGGCGGGTGGGACATCGAGAGCCGTCGCCACGCTTTGTGAAGATGCAGGCAGAGGCGGGTGATTACGCCCTCTTCTTCAGGAAGGCCGCTGTCGAGATCACGTTCGAGAATGAGCGCTACCTGGTGGTGCCACAACACGCCTTGCTCGCCCTGGTGCGTGAAGGCTTCCGCGAAGACTGA